TGCCCAAATCGCTGGTCCGGCAGGACCTGACCAAGTACATGCTGGAAAACCCCGACTACCTCGCCGAGCAGAATATCTTCATCTACGATGGCAGCGGCAATACGATCGATCCGGCGACAATCGACTGGGCCAACATCACCGATGCCCAGGTGAATTACATGTATCGGCAGGAGCCCGGCGCCGAAAATTCGATGGGCCATTGCAAGATCAATTTCTACAACAAGCACGACGTCTATCTGCACGACACGCCGGGCAAGGCCCTGTTCGGCGAAAACGCCCGCTTCCATTCCTCCGGCTGCGTCCGCGTCGAAGGCGTCAGCGACCTGGTCACCTGGCTGCTGCGCGACAATGGCGACTGGGATCGCGGCCGGGTCGATCAGACCTTCGGCTCGCTCCAGCGCCTTGACGTCAGCCTCAAGTCGCAGGTGCCGATCCACACCACCTACATCACCGCCTGGGCCAACAAGCAGGGCATTGTCAGTTTCCGCGATGACGTCTACCAGTTCGACGAACAGGGCAAGATCACCTTCGAAGGCTGAGCGGCATGACCGCAACCTGGGCCGCTGGCTCCGTCCACATCGCCTCTTTCCCCAATCGGCCCCTTTTCTCCCAGCCCCCTCTCCGAGCGTGAGGCCCTTCGCTCCCTCCCCCTTGAGGGGAGGGCCGGGGAGGGGGTGCTGCGGTTCCTACACATCCGGTAGCCTCGCTCTCGCTCCGACATCCCCACTATCCCTCCGTTCAAGAGCCTGCGTTTGGAAGCGCGAAAGCGGTACCCAAAGGGAGGAAAGCGCAGGGCCAAAAATCCGGCCCTGGCACGCTTTTCGCTCCCATCCCTTCCCGCCCCGGTCATAATCGGCTAGCCTCTTGCGCGGAGGCCCCATGACCAAAGGCGCAGTCCTGTTCGAATTCGTCCAGATCGGCCAACAGATGCGCGTCGCCGCCATCGATGAGGCGACTGGCACCGAAGTCATCGTCATCGCCCCCGTCAACGCCGCCCGCAGCCATATGCAGCGGCTCGCCCTCGCCAAGCTTCAGCGCAAGCTCAACCGCCCCGCGCCCCCCTCGCCGCCAGGCCCGAAATACGCCTGATCCTCCAATTTCGTCGACGTCACCCCCGCGAGGAGCGGGGCTGCCGTTTCCACGCCGGGGCATGGCCTGCGGCTTCCCATGAATACGGCCCCCCAATCCACCCCCCCCCCTTTCCCTCCGCGCCATTCTGCGCCATAACAGGCCCGTTCGCGCGACTGGCGAGAAAAGATGGGGAACCATCGGGGAACGCGAACCTTGTAGAGCCGCTCGCCTGGGCACCCATCCGCAATTCAGGGGAGCCCCATGAAATCAGTTCACTCCGCCCGGCCTTGGAATCGCGCTTCGCGCCGTGATAAGAGCGCCGTCATGCCCATCCGTTTCGTCTCTTGCGAGGTCATTGTCCCATGAGCGCCGCAACCTCCCCCTCGCTCTTTCCGCAATTTTTCTCCAATTCCCTTGCCCAGACCGATCCCGAGATCGCCGAGGCCATCGACCTCGAACTCGGCCGCCAGCAGCATGAAATCGAGCTGATCGCCTCGGAGAACATCGTCTCCCGCGCCGTCTTGGAAGCGCAGGGCTCGATCATGACCAACAAATATGCCGAGGGTTATCCGGGCAAGCGCTATTATGGCGGCTGCCAATATGTGGACATTGCCGAAAACCTCGCCATCGAACGCGCCAAGCAGCTTTTCGGCGCCGGTTTCGCCAATGTGCAGCCCAATTCCGGCTCGCAGATGAACCAGGCCGTTTTCCTGGCGCTGCTCCAGCCCGGCGACACCTTCATGGGGCTCGATCTCAATTCCGGCGGTCACCTGACCCACGGCTCGCCAGTCAACATGTCCGGCAAGTGGTTCAATGTCGTCTCCTATGGCGTTCGCCAGGACGATCACCTGCTCGATATGGACGAGGTCGAGCGCCTGGCGCAGGAGCACAAGCCCAAGCTGATCCTGGCCGGGGGAACGGCCTATTCCCGCCTGTGGGACTGGAAGCGCTTCCGCGAGATCGCCGATTCCATCGGCGCCTATCTCATGGTCGACATGGCCCATATTGCCGGCCTGGTCGCTGGCGGCGTACATCCCTCGCCGGTGCCCCACGCCCATGTCACCACCACCACCACCCATAAAAGCCTGCGCGGCCCCCGCGGCGGCATGATCCTCACCAATGACGAGGCCATCGCCAAGAAGATCAATTCGGCGGTTTTCCCCGGTCTCCAGGGCGGCCCGCTCATGCATGTCATCGCCGCCAAGGCCGTGGCCTTCAAGGAAGCCTTGCAGCCCGAGTTCAAGGCCTATGCCCGCCAGGTCGTCGACAATGCCCGCGCCCTGGCTGAAACCCTCAAATCGCAGGGTCTCGCCGTTATCTCGGGCGGCACCGACAACCATTTGATGCTGGTCGACCTCCGCCCCAAAAACGCCACCGGCAAGCGCGCCGAGCAGGGCCTGGGCCGCGCCTTCATCACCTGTAACAAGAACGGCATTCCCTTCGATCCGGAAAAGCCCTTCGTCACCTCCGGCATTCGCCTCGGCACCCCCGCCGGCACCACGCGCGGCTTCGGCGTCGCCGAATTCCAGGAGATCGGTGCGCTGATCGTGGAAGTGCTGGACGGCCTGCGCGAGGCCAATTCCGACGAAGGTAACGCTGTGGTTGAAGCCGCCGTGCGCGAAAAGGTGAAGGCGCTGACCGCGCGCTTCCCCATCTATGGGTGAACTGGCGGCCATGAGGGCGTGTTCCGCGTGAACGCGCCCGGCCATCACCACCACCGGGTCATTCCCGCGAAAGCGGGTTTCAACCCGATAACGCCGCTTAAAGAGGGCTTTTTCTGATGCGCTGCCCCTATTGCGGCAATGACGACACCCAGGTGAAGGATAGCCGCCCGACCGAAGATTCGGGCGCTATCCGCCGCCGCCGCGTGTGCAATGCCTGCGGCGGCCGTTTCACCACTTTCGAGCGTGTGCAATTGCGCGACCTCACCGTGGTGAAAAAGACCGGTCGCAAGGTCCCCTTCGATCGGGAAAAGCTGGCCCGCTCGGTCAATACCGCCTTGCGCAAGCGTTCGGTCGATCCCGAACGCGTCGAGCGCATGATTTCCGGCATTGTCAGGCAGTTGGAAAGCCTGGGAGACGTGGAAGTCACCTCCGACCAGATCGGCGAATATGTCATGGAAGGGCTCAAGGGGCTCGATGACGTCGCCTTCGTCCGTTTTGCCAGCGTTTACAAGAACTTCTCCGCCGCCGACGATTTTCGTTCCTTCCTCGCCGAACTGGCGGAGGATCAGCGGGACATAAAGGGCGAGGACGATTGATCCCCGCGCCGGCTCCTTTGGAAGCATTCATTCATCGCGGCCGCAGCCTTTGCTGCCGCCTCGCGCCGATATGGGTTATGATCGCGCCAATCGCTTCGGTTGACGGAGATTGACCATGGATTCCTACGGTGTGCGTTTCCCGGTGCCCGAGGGCGCGGGCAGGGGGCTGCATTTCCTCATTGTCGAGGGCAGGGCCTATCCCGATATCGCCGATGAGATGAAGCGTGGCGCCATCGCCGCGCTCGAAACCGCCGGCGCCAGTCATGAAATCATCGCCGTGCCGGGCGCGATGGAAGTGCCCGTCGCCATCGCCATGGCGCTCGAAACCGACAATTATGACGGTTTCGTCGCCCTGGGCTGCGTCATTCGCGGCCAGACCAACCATTATGTCGGCGTCGCCAGCCAAAGCATCCGCGCTTTGGCGGAACTGGCCGTGGTCGATGCGCTGCCCCTCGGCATCGGCATTCTCACCGTCGACAACGAGGCCCAGGCATTGATCCGGGCCAATGTAAACGGGCAGGACCGGGGAGGAGACGCCGCGCGCGCCGCCCTTGTCCTGGCCGGCATAAAAGCGAAGCTCACTTGAGCGCTTTTTGGTAAAGCGCGACTATAACAGGCCCCAGATGACTGAATATCCGAAACGCGACACCATCACTCCCCGCGCCGCCAATCAGCGCGGCGCCGCGCGCCTCGCCGCCGTGCAGGCGCTCTATCAGATGGATGTGGGCCGCGCTTCCCTCGAAGACACGCTGGCCCAGTTCGGTGCCTTCCATCTCGGCCGCGAGATCGAGGGCGAGCAATATCTGCCCGCCGACGCCGATTTCTTCCGCCAGATCGTCACCGGCGTCGCCAAGCACCAATTGCAGATCGATCCTTCCGTCGACAAGGCCCTGGCCGAAGGCTGGCCCATCGAGCGCGTCGATGCCACGCTCCGCGCTATCCTGCGCGCCGCCGCCTTCGAATTGCTGCGCCGCAAGGACATCCCCGCCCGGGTCGTCATCTCCGAATATGTCGACGTCGCCCGCGCCTTCTACGAAGACGACGCCTCCGGCCTCGTCAACGGCGCCCTCGACGCCATCGCCCGCAGCGCTGGTATCGACCTGGCCTGAAACGGTCCGGTCTCTTCCAATTGCCAGCAGCGCCAGCGGCTCCTTCTCTCCCCCCTCAAGGGAAGGGGGTCAAAGGAGTCAAAAAAGCCCCGGCACTCGGCCGGGGCTTTGAATTCTGTAACTTGCGATCCGATCAGAACGATTCGAGGATCGACTCGATGAAGGTCTTGTCCTGGCCGAAGGATGGCGTGCGGCGCGTTTCGACATTGATCGGGCGGCCGTCCTCGAGCGAATAGACCGCCCGCTCGGTCACCTTTTTGTTCTTGTCGAAATACACTGCCAGCACCGTGCGTTCCTGGATCATGGTCAGGCCGAACGCCGTCTGGTTCACCTTGGTCTCGACGTAATACCAGGCGGTCTGGTCGCCGAACGTATTGGTCGATTGCGGCGAGCCGAGCACCATCTGCACCAATTGCTGGCTCTGGCCGGGGCGGATCTGCTGCAAGGCGGATGCGGGAATTTCATAGCCCTGGGTGCGCTTGGAGACGAGCGACGTGCTGCTGGTGCAGCCGGCGAGCGCAATTGCCAGGACAGCAGCGGCGACGGA
This genomic stretch from Devosia sp. YIM 151766 harbors:
- the bamE gene encoding outer membrane protein assembly factor BamE; this encodes MPLRLAKASVAAAVLAIALAGCTSSTSLVSKRTQGYEIPASALQQIRPGQSQQLVQMVLGSPQSTNTFGDQTAWYYVETKVNQTAFGLTMIQERTVLAVYFDKNKKVTERAVYSLEDGRPINVETRRTPSFGQDKTFIESILESF
- the glyA gene encoding serine hydroxymethyltransferase, which translates into the protein MSAATSPSLFPQFFSNSLAQTDPEIAEAIDLELGRQQHEIELIASENIVSRAVLEAQGSIMTNKYAEGYPGKRYYGGCQYVDIAENLAIERAKQLFGAGFANVQPNSGSQMNQAVFLALLQPGDTFMGLDLNSGGHLTHGSPVNMSGKWFNVVSYGVRQDDHLLDMDEVERLAQEHKPKLILAGGTAYSRLWDWKRFREIADSIGAYLMVDMAHIAGLVAGGVHPSPVPHAHVTTTTTHKSLRGPRGGMILTNDEAIAKKINSAVFPGLQGGPLMHVIAAKAVAFKEALQPEFKAYARQVVDNARALAETLKSQGLAVISGGTDNHLMLVDLRPKNATGKRAEQGLGRAFITCNKNGIPFDPEKPFVTSGIRLGTPAGTTRGFGVAEFQEIGALIVEVLDGLREANSDEGNAVVEAAVREKVKALTARFPIYG
- the nusB gene encoding transcription antitermination factor NusB is translated as MTEYPKRDTITPRAANQRGAARLAAVQALYQMDVGRASLEDTLAQFGAFHLGREIEGEQYLPADADFFRQIVTGVAKHQLQIDPSVDKALAEGWPIERVDATLRAILRAAAFELLRRKDIPARVVISEYVDVARAFYEDDASGLVNGALDAIARSAGIDLA
- the nrdR gene encoding transcriptional regulator NrdR, which produces MRCPYCGNDDTQVKDSRPTEDSGAIRRRRVCNACGGRFTTFERVQLRDLTVVKKTGRKVPFDREKLARSVNTALRKRSVDPERVERMISGIVRQLESLGDVEVTSDQIGEYVMEGLKGLDDVAFVRFASVYKNFSAADDFRSFLAELAEDQRDIKGEDD
- a CDS encoding serine hydroxymethyltransferase, whose translation is MTKGAVLFEFVQIGQQMRVAAIDEATGTEVIVIAPVNAARSHMQRLALAKLQRKLNRPAPPSPPGPKYA
- the ribH gene encoding 6,7-dimethyl-8-ribityllumazine synthase, with the protein product MDSYGVRFPVPEGAGRGLHFLIVEGRAYPDIADEMKRGAIAALETAGASHEIIAVPGAMEVPVAIAMALETDNYDGFVALGCVIRGQTNHYVGVASQSIRALAELAVVDALPLGIGILTVDNEAQALIRANVNGQDRGGDAARAALVLAGIKAKLT